In Acidobacteriota bacterium, one DNA window encodes the following:
- a CDS encoding response regulator — protein MVPRAWRAGFRAGVVVSAVLWSSATFLYVSGRGFGEVSCLLLVATGGLCAGGINTVAPSLPLSRLFVTILLAPLTALPLVRPSRESAALAAMVAIYLGFLWVQSGLTSRAYWSNLRARMLLEERARQLEQARAEAEQACRARGRFLANMSHEIRTPMNAVLGMTSLVLETDLTDEQREYLEIARDSGRALLTLINDILDFSKIEAGKLVLERIPFDPAGLARSTIRTFQIRNARPDLAIELSLDPDLPPRVMGDPGRLRQVLVNLLGNAVKFTPRGRVTLRVEREAGDPPRLRFEVRDTGIGFDESMRERIFDAFVQGDASTTRRYGGTGLGLAISAQLVAMMGGRLDARSRPGHGSSFFFSLPCEEPAVQADEPAARDLPHPEPARVPRRVLVAEDNRVNQMLVTRALSRRGHRVELAANGQEAVELFARNRYDIVLMDLQMPEMDGFAAAAAIRSLERGSGRHTPIVALTAHAMAGDEKRCLEAGMDAYLAKPFDIERLARLVDELTAATPAPAPAL, from the coding sequence GTGGTCCCCCGGGCGTGGCGGGCCGGATTCCGCGCCGGCGTGGTCGTCTCCGCCGTGCTGTGGAGCTCCGCCACCTTCCTCTACGTTTCCGGGCGCGGATTCGGTGAGGTTTCCTGCCTGCTGCTCGTCGCCACCGGCGGCCTGTGCGCCGGCGGCATCAACACGGTGGCTCCCAGCCTGCCGCTCTCGCGGCTTTTCGTGACGATCCTGCTCGCCCCGCTGACCGCTTTGCCGCTGGTGCGTCCGTCGCGGGAGTCGGCTGCCCTCGCGGCGATGGTGGCGATCTACCTCGGGTTCCTGTGGGTCCAGTCGGGGCTGACGAGCCGCGCGTACTGGTCGAACCTCCGCGCGAGGATGCTGCTGGAGGAACGCGCTCGCCAGCTCGAACAGGCCCGGGCGGAGGCGGAGCAGGCGTGCCGCGCGCGGGGACGCTTCCTCGCCAACATGAGCCACGAGATCCGGACCCCGATGAACGCCGTGCTCGGAATGACGAGCCTCGTGCTCGAGACCGACCTGACCGACGAACAGCGAGAGTACCTCGAGATCGCACGGGACTCGGGACGCGCCCTCCTCACACTCATCAACGACATCCTCGACTTCTCCAAGATCGAGGCGGGGAAGCTGGTCCTCGAGCGGATCCCCTTCGATCCCGCCGGACTGGCTCGCTCCACGATCCGGACGTTCCAGATACGGAACGCCAGGCCCGATCTGGCGATCGAGCTTTCTCTCGACCCCGATCTGCCGCCGCGGGTCATGGGCGATCCCGGCCGGCTCCGCCAGGTTCTGGTGAATCTCCTCGGGAACGCGGTGAAGTTCACGCCGCGCGGGAGGGTCACGTTGCGGGTCGAGCGGGAGGCCGGCGATCCGCCGCGCCTCCGCTTCGAGGTCCGCGACACCGGAATCGGTTTCGACGAGTCGATGCGCGAGCGGATCTTCGATGCGTTCGTCCAGGGCGATGCCTCGACGACACGACGCTACGGGGGAACGGGGCTGGGGCTGGCCATCTCGGCGCAGCTCGTGGCGATGATGGGGGGCCGTCTCGACGCGCGGAGCCGGCCCGGCCACGGCAGCTCGTTCTTCTTCAGCCTCCCCTGCGAGGAACCGGCCGTTCAGGCTGACGAGCCCGCCGCGCGGGACCTGCCCCACCCCGAACCGGCCCGCGTTCCGCGCCGCGTGCTGGTGGCCGAGGACAACCGGGTCAACCAGATGCTCGTCACCCGGGCGCTTTCGCGGCGCGGCCACCGGGTGGAGCTGGCAGCGAACGGCCAGGAGGCGGTCGAGCTGTTCGCGAGGAACCGCTACGACATCGTGCTCATGGACCTCCAGATGCCCGAGATGGACGGTTTCGCCGCCGCCGCCGCGATCCGGTCGCTCGAGCGCGGCAGCGGCCGCCACACGCCGATCGTCGCGCTGACCGCCCACGCGATGGCCGGCGACGAGAAGCGCTGTCTCGAGGCGGGGATGGACGCCTATCTCGCCAAGCCGTTCGACATCGAGCGCCTGGCGCGTCTCGTCGACGAGCTGACCGCGGCCACCCCCGCACCGGCTCCCGCCCTCTGA
- a CDS encoding DUF4340 domain-containing protein, with product MFGRHHAVLAALLAIQLLALAAIRSPVTTGPSRPRPLLPELASMTPSRIELEGQGGARLTLERKDDRWTLPDAGGYPASEEKVDKLLDDLKGLKVRRPVVTSARHHAALEVAEDKHARRVRIFADADEDPEIDLLVGSSPKYRFVHVRRAGEDPVYEVMGLSPYDIRAEKTSWIERKLVDVPFDEVRRVEVENASGRFVLERDEGSWRLAEPSRRSGQKLDSGKVDAFVRSLVSLWIAEPVGPADDKAHGFDAPAARYTIAYAQGGGSAGEDGGEEDGTEEPEKDREPPLSTVTVIVGRKADGQSARRYATREGFGFTVEVSETSVKKALEQKAADLR from the coding sequence ATGTTCGGAAGGCACCACGCCGTCCTCGCCGCACTCCTGGCGATCCAACTGCTCGCGCTGGCGGCCATTCGATCCCCGGTCACGACCGGTCCTTCCCGGCCCCGCCCCCTCCTGCCCGAGTTGGCCTCGATGACGCCGTCGCGCATCGAACTGGAAGGCCAGGGCGGCGCACGGCTGACCCTGGAGCGCAAGGACGACCGCTGGACGCTGCCCGACGCAGGGGGCTACCCGGCGTCGGAGGAGAAGGTCGACAAGCTCCTCGACGACCTCAAGGGGCTGAAGGTCCGCCGCCCGGTGGTCACCTCCGCAAGGCACCACGCGGCGCTGGAGGTGGCCGAGGACAAGCACGCGCGGCGCGTGCGAATCTTCGCCGATGCGGACGAGGACCCGGAGATCGACCTGCTGGTGGGGAGTTCCCCCAAGTACCGCTTCGTCCACGTCAGGCGCGCCGGCGAGGACCCCGTGTACGAGGTGATGGGTCTGAGCCCCTACGACATCAGAGCCGAGAAGACGTCGTGGATCGAGCGAAAGCTCGTCGACGTGCCGTTCGACGAGGTCCGGCGCGTCGAGGTCGAGAACGCATCGGGGAGGTTCGTCCTCGAGCGCGATGAAGGCTCGTGGCGGCTGGCCGAACCGTCCCGCCGGTCCGGCCAGAAGCTCGACAGCGGGAAGGTGGACGCCTTCGTCCGCTCTCTCGTTTCGCTGTGGATCGCCGAACCGGTCGGCCCGGCGGACGACAAGGCGCACGGGTTCGACGCCCCTGCGGCCCGCTACACCATCGCCTACGCCCAGGGCGGCGGATCCGCAGGCGAGGACGGTGGCGAGGAAGACGGGACGGAGGAGCCGGAGAAGGACCGGGAGCCACCGCTGTCCACGGTCACCGTCATCGTGGGCCGCAAGGCGGACGGCCAGTCGGCCCGGCGCTACGCCACGCGGGAGGGGTTCGGCTTCACGGTGGAGGTTTCCGAGACCTCGGTGAAGAAGGCGCTCGAGCAGAAGGCGGCCGACCTCCGCTGA
- a CDS encoding ATP-binding cassette domain-containing protein: MIEIQDVTKIYGRTTALRGISTRIERGEVVGLLGPNGAGKTTAMKIVVGYLLPTSGSVRVGGHDVVLEPLEVQRQIGYLPENAPLYTDMLVQDYLEFTARMRGLTPGAWRRRLVEVAGECGIEEVLTRPIGHLSKGYRQRVGLAAAILHDPAILILDEPTTGLDPNQIMEVRRLIRRLGETKTVILSTHILPEVEASCGRAVILIDGRIRADGSLDELTRSRVQVVTIAPGNEGEAREVFARIPGVRSVTAEADDGRFLTFRLELGDGADGVAEAVADAVRERAWPLRELRRDDKSLEQVFRELTESAVEEAA, encoded by the coding sequence ATGATCGAAATCCAGGACGTCACGAAGATCTACGGGCGGACGACGGCGCTCCGGGGAATCTCCACCCGGATCGAGCGGGGTGAGGTCGTGGGCCTGCTCGGTCCCAACGGCGCCGGCAAGACCACCGCGATGAAGATCGTGGTCGGCTACCTCCTGCCGACGTCCGGCTCCGTCCGCGTCGGCGGTCACGATGTCGTCCTCGAACCGCTGGAGGTCCAGCGCCAGATCGGCTACCTGCCGGAAAACGCGCCGCTTTACACCGACATGCTCGTCCAGGACTACCTCGAGTTCACGGCGCGGATGCGCGGACTCACTCCCGGCGCCTGGCGGCGGCGGCTCGTCGAGGTCGCCGGCGAGTGCGGGATCGAGGAGGTGCTGACGCGTCCCATCGGCCACCTCTCCAAGGGGTACCGCCAGCGGGTGGGACTCGCCGCGGCGATCCTCCACGATCCGGCGATCCTGATTCTGGACGAGCCGACCACCGGCCTCGACCCGAACCAGATCATGGAGGTTCGCCGGCTCATCCGCCGTCTCGGCGAGACGAAGACGGTCATCCTCTCGACGCACATCCTCCCGGAGGTCGAGGCGAGCTGCGGCCGTGCGGTGATCCTGATCGACGGCCGCATCCGCGCCGACGGCTCGCTCGACGAGCTGACGCGATCCCGCGTCCAGGTCGTGACGATCGCCCCCGGGAACGAGGGGGAGGCTCGCGAGGTCTTCGCCAGGATCCCCGGCGTCCGCTCGGTGACCGCCGAGGCCGACGACGGACGCTTCCTCACCTTCCGGCTCGAACTCGGCGACGGCGCCGACGGGGTCGCCGAGGCCGTCGCCGACGCGGTCCGGGAACGCGCCTGGCCGCTGCGCGAGCTGCGGCGCGACGACAAGTCCCTCGAACAGGTTTTCCGCGAACTGACGGAGTCCGCGGTGGAGGAAGCAGCATGA
- a CDS encoding peptidase M14: MARSRSGGWGGRGGGRLGSGRTGVGGRGTAGDRPVRRLAGVALVLFGTWTASAGTVPDAPHPRFDRLHRFEEIEQLLERYARAYPDLARLESLGKSRGGRDIWLLAIRNPETGDESSKPAIYIDGNTHANEVQGAETALYVIDFVLSHYGELDPVTELVDRAVLYVVPVVNPDGRAWWFDKPSTADYPRTVIVPYDDDRDGLVDEDGPDDLDGDGVITMMRKKVAPGEGDYRLDPEDPRALVRAGPDELGDYLLLGREGYDNDGDGRIDEDPVGYVDPNRTWGYDWQPRYVQSGAGDYPLQIPETRSIALWALQHPNIAAVQSFHNAGRMILRGPGAESEPAYPPEDEKVYELIAEEGERLLPGYRKLVVWKDLYTVFGSTIDHFYRIHGAIAFTNELYAPPDDLDGDGKTTQQERLAFNDRLTFGRQFVPWHPVDHPQYGAIEVGGFRPDVGRVPEGWMLEEECHRNSAFVLYHASQLPLLRFGEPEAKRLDRGLWEIVVPVVNERAIPTVTAWARQNRLHRLDIATVEGAEVVASGVVRDRWLRRIDWQRHRPERLEVPGVPGRGARFLYFLLAPHGRTVEVRYDSLKGGQIRREVSLE; this comes from the coding sequence ATGGCTCGTTCACGCTCCGGAGGGTGGGGCGGTCGAGGTGGAGGCCGTCTCGGATCAGGCCGGACGGGCGTCGGCGGTCGCGGAACTGCGGGGGACCGCCCGGTGAGACGGCTCGCCGGCGTCGCGCTCGTCCTGTTCGGAACGTGGACGGCGTCGGCCGGAACGGTCCCGGATGCGCCGCACCCCCGGTTCGACCGGCTGCACCGCTTCGAGGAGATCGAGCAGCTGCTGGAACGCTACGCGCGGGCCTACCCGGACCTGGCTCGCCTCGAGTCGCTGGGCAAGAGCCGCGGAGGACGCGACATCTGGCTGTTGGCGATCCGCAATCCGGAGACGGGGGACGAGTCGTCCAAGCCGGCCATCTACATCGACGGCAACACCCACGCGAACGAGGTGCAGGGAGCGGAGACGGCCCTGTACGTGATCGACTTCGTCCTTTCGCACTACGGCGAGCTCGATCCGGTGACGGAACTGGTGGACCGGGCGGTGCTCTATGTCGTTCCCGTCGTCAACCCCGACGGGCGGGCGTGGTGGTTCGACAAGCCGTCGACCGCCGATTATCCGCGCACGGTCATCGTTCCCTACGACGACGACCGCGACGGGCTGGTGGACGAAGACGGGCCGGACGACCTCGACGGCGATGGCGTGATCACGATGATGCGCAAGAAGGTGGCGCCGGGCGAAGGCGACTACCGGCTCGATCCCGAGGATCCGCGCGCGCTCGTGCGGGCGGGACCGGACGAGTTGGGGGACTACCTGCTCCTGGGCCGCGAAGGCTACGACAACGACGGCGACGGCCGGATCGACGAGGACCCCGTCGGATACGTCGATCCGAACCGCACGTGGGGATACGACTGGCAGCCCCGCTACGTTCAGAGCGGGGCGGGAGACTATCCGCTCCAGATCCCGGAAACGCGGTCGATCGCCCTGTGGGCCCTGCAGCACCCCAACATCGCCGCGGTCCAAAGCTTCCACAACGCCGGCCGGATGATCCTGCGCGGACCGGGGGCCGAGAGCGAACCGGCCTACCCGCCCGAGGACGAGAAGGTGTACGAGCTGATCGCGGAGGAGGGGGAGCGGCTTCTACCCGGATACCGGAAGCTAGTGGTGTGGAAGGACCTCTACACCGTGTTCGGCAGCACGATCGATCACTTCTACCGGATCCACGGCGCCATCGCGTTCACCAACGAGCTGTACGCGCCGCCGGACGATCTCGACGGGGATGGAAAGACCACCCAGCAGGAGCGGCTCGCTTTCAACGACCGGTTGACGTTCGGCCGGCAGTTCGTCCCGTGGCACCCGGTCGATCATCCCCAGTACGGGGCGATCGAGGTCGGGGGATTCAGGCCGGACGTCGGCCGGGTTCCCGAGGGCTGGATGCTCGAGGAAGAGTGCCACCGGAACAGTGCCTTCGTTCTCTACCACGCCTCGCAGCTCCCGCTCCTGCGGTTCGGGGAGCCGGAGGCGAAGCGGCTGGACCGCGGACTGTGGGAGATCGTCGTTCCCGTCGTGAACGAACGGGCCATCCCGACGGTGACGGCGTGGGCCCGGCAAAACCGGCTGCACCGGCTCGACATCGCGACGGTAGAGGGTGCCGAGGTCGTCGCGAGCGGTGTGGTCCGCGACCGGTGGCTGCGCCGCATCGACTGGCAGCGGCACCGGCCGGAGCGGCTCGAGGTTCCGGGGGTGCCGGGGCGCGGAGCGCGCTTTCTGTACTTCCTCTTGGCCCCGCACGGCCGGACGGTCGAGGTCCGATACGACAGCCTCAAGGGGGGGCAGATCCGGCGGGAGGTCTCCCTCGAGTGA
- a CDS encoding response regulator, whose product MAGLGGSTGRLSAGGPMRWPCAAAVPIAALALGAGAAPPPDPLGDPARWVRFDERDGLPPGRLLALVRSGDGTVWAGGEGGLAYYDGYRWTRVHVGGPVRSMASASDGGLYVVAGRRLLFGRDERFEPVDVAPIEPAAVARIAEGGVLVVGPYRDRPPPAFPAGYVVVKDGRPRTPRPLDYLWRGHRPLLSATGSGHPWLSVGPAVLRWSDGRFSLVEPFSRPGVRLVVAVENARGDGLAGIWLPAPLAGLWAWTAGEAPRRQPGEGYGMLAAAALAEDGTAVAVYDSRDVRVRRGGVWRSLSPAPEPLSHARWLRFAGDGELWAATAEALHLFRPDATVWTNDRHGFPDVRRDRVHDLALDGRGGLLAATGGGVERRPVTGGLPVPLPELPDGGRASVTTVGVDGKGRIWAGSGDSFEGVRVLDGERWRVVERDAGGEPLGLVHRIRPGRDGGLWFLSIAPSREALQRMEGRLFRLVGDDVRLWPPSRELHGLRPYDIAVDGEGTVWVASSTGLLRHRDGRWTRLVPDDPSASRMLAVAARPGCGAAALSEAGKVFLAGEDGRLKAIGPASAARSPSPGSLAFDAKGRLWVAVGERVYCRTGGSWLRVDRTTGLDAGPLWPLLPTGERLFVGALGTGLWTLPLAPLDRYPPRIAADPPLMRGGTALVRVHPQPFKGWPRRERIPVRFRVDGGPWSAWRYGEAIEIGGLAPGSHRIEVQAGSPLGVGGPAAEVTATVSRPLYRSPAFLLPFALLTAAFAAVTVSFVRRRRRDAERLRASERKYRRLMEDAFEGILLLDDDLRIASANRSAGRLLGLPPAQLAGRPISSICARRERGEALARAVAELAPGRALVLECELAGHEPTLAEISVTRVPGGPIQLMARDITERRRLERERLQLERRLAETQKLESLGVLAGGVAHDFNNLLTTILGNAEVALSELPEGAPSLPYIENVRRTAKRAAELTRQLLDYAGGSAMVRMPVDLNELVGEMLALLRTTVGDRIELDCRLDPSAPAAAGDSSRLRQVLLNLVVNAGEAIGSRPGRILVTTRNAGAAVELAVEDDGPGVDPAVRGRIFDPFFTTKFSGRGLGLAAVKGIVEAHGGTIEVGDSEELGGALFTVRIPAAARDETDAPAAAPGRGRRAAGGTVLLVDDEPDVREVAARALVAAGYDVLEASSGEEALAQVARASRIDAAVIDLTMPGMDGVELLERLRRDRPALPCVLVSGWSERGAGERASRMTGVVFVRKPFEAEELQNAVATAASG is encoded by the coding sequence ATGGCCGGCCTGGGGGGGTCGACCGGGCGGCTTTCCGCCGGAGGGCCCATGCGCTGGCCGTGCGCAGCCGCCGTGCCGATCGCCGCCCTGGCCCTCGGGGCCGGCGCGGCCCCTCCCCCGGATCCGCTCGGAGATCCGGCACGCTGGGTCCGCTTCGACGAGAGGGACGGGCTTCCGCCCGGCCGCCTGCTCGCGCTCGTCAGGTCCGGCGACGGGACGGTCTGGGCGGGTGGCGAGGGCGGGCTCGCCTACTACGACGGTTACCGGTGGACGCGGGTGCACGTGGGGGGCCCGGTGCGGTCGATGGCCTCGGCATCCGATGGCGGGCTCTACGTGGTCGCCGGACGCCGCCTTCTGTTCGGACGGGACGAGCGCTTCGAACCGGTCGATGTCGCGCCGATCGAACCGGCGGCGGTGGCCCGCATCGCCGAAGGCGGCGTCCTCGTGGTGGGGCCTTACCGAGACCGGCCGCCCCCGGCCTTTCCCGCCGGCTACGTCGTCGTGAAGGACGGGCGGCCGCGCACGCCCCGCCCGCTCGATTACCTCTGGCGCGGCCATCGGCCGTTGCTCTCCGCGACCGGCTCGGGACACCCCTGGTTGTCGGTCGGGCCGGCGGTCCTCCGGTGGAGCGACGGGCGCTTTTCGCTCGTCGAACCGTTCTCGCGGCCCGGGGTCCGCCTCGTGGTCGCGGTCGAGAACGCGCGGGGCGACGGCCTCGCCGGCATCTGGCTCCCGGCACCGCTCGCCGGCCTGTGGGCATGGACGGCGGGGGAAGCTCCTCGCCGCCAACCCGGCGAAGGGTACGGAATGCTCGCGGCGGCGGCCCTGGCCGAGGACGGGACGGCCGTGGCGGTGTACGACTCGAGGGACGTTCGCGTCCGCCGCGGGGGCGTTTGGCGCTCGCTGAGCCCCGCGCCGGAACCGCTAAGCCATGCGCGCTGGCTGCGCTTCGCCGGCGACGGAGAGCTGTGGGCGGCGACGGCGGAGGCGCTGCATCTGTTCCGGCCCGACGCCACGGTATGGACGAACGACCGCCACGGATTCCCCGACGTCCGGCGAGACCGCGTGCACGATCTCGCCCTCGACGGCCGGGGTGGCCTCCTGGCCGCCACCGGCGGCGGTGTCGAAAGGCGGCCGGTGACCGGCGGCCTCCCGGTGCCGCTTCCCGAGCTCCCGGACGGCGGCCGGGCGAGCGTGACCACGGTCGGCGTCGACGGAAAGGGGCGGATCTGGGCCGGCAGCGGAGATTCCTTCGAAGGCGTTCGCGTGCTCGACGGGGAGCGCTGGCGCGTCGTGGAGCGCGACGCCGGCGGCGAGCCGCTCGGCCTCGTCCATCGCATCCGTCCCGGGCGGGACGGCGGGCTGTGGTTCCTGTCGATCGCTCCCTCCCGCGAAGCGCTCCAGCGGATGGAGGGGCGTTTGTTCCGCCTCGTGGGGGACGACGTGCGGCTCTGGCCGCCCTCGAGGGAGCTGCACGGCCTGCGCCCGTACGACATCGCGGTCGACGGCGAGGGAACGGTGTGGGTCGCCTCCAGCACCGGGCTCCTTCGCCACCGGGACGGGCGCTGGACCCGGCTCGTGCCGGACGATCCGTCGGCCTCGCGCATGCTCGCCGTCGCCGCGCGGCCCGGATGCGGTGCCGCAGCGCTGTCGGAAGCGGGCAAGGTCTTTCTCGCGGGAGAAGACGGCCGCCTGAAGGCGATCGGCCCGGCATCGGCGGCGCGGAGCCCCTCGCCCGGAAGCCTGGCGTTCGACGCGAAGGGGCGGCTGTGGGTGGCGGTAGGGGAGCGCGTTTACTGCCGCACGGGGGGGAGCTGGCTGCGCGTCGACCGGACGACCGGGCTCGACGCCGGCCCTCTCTGGCCGCTCCTTCCGACTGGAGAGCGTCTCTTCGTCGGCGCCCTGGGGACCGGGTTGTGGACGCTTCCGCTCGCACCGCTCGATCGGTATCCGCCCCGGATCGCCGCCGACCCGCCGCTGATGCGGGGGGGAACGGCTCTCGTCCGGGTGCACCCGCAACCGTTCAAGGGGTGGCCGCGGCGCGAGCGCATCCCGGTCCGCTTCCGCGTCGATGGCGGTCCGTGGTCCGCGTGGCGGTACGGCGAGGCGATCGAGATCGGCGGGCTCGCGCCCGGATCGCACCGGATCGAAGTGCAGGCGGGATCCCCGCTCGGTGTCGGCGGTCCGGCAGCCGAGGTGACGGCGACGGTGAGCCGGCCGCTCTACCGGTCGCCCGCCTTCCTGCTCCCGTTCGCGCTCCTCACGGCGGCGTTCGCCGCCGTCACGGTGTCCTTCGTGCGGCGCCGCCGCCGGGATGCCGAGCGGCTGCGGGCGAGCGAGCGGAAGTACCGGCGGCTGATGGAGGACGCGTTCGAAGGCATCCTCTTGCTCGACGACGACCTCCGGATCGCTTCCGCCAACCGGAGCGCCGGCCGCCTGCTCGGCCTTCCCCCCGCGCAGCTCGCCGGCCGTCCCATCTCCTCGATCTGCGCGAGGAGGGAACGCGGCGAGGCACTGGCCCGCGCGGTGGCGGAGCTGGCGCCCGGGCGCGCGCTGGTCCTCGAGTGCGAACTGGCCGGCCACGAGCCGACCCTCGCCGAAATCAGCGTGACCCGCGTCCCGGGGGGACCCATCCAGCTGATGGCCCGGGACATCACCGAGCGGCGGCGGCTGGAGCGGGAGCGGCTGCAGCTCGAGCGGCGTCTCGCCGAAACGCAGAAACTGGAGAGCCTGGGGGTCCTCGCCGGCGGGGTCGCCCACGACTTCAACAACCTGCTCACGACGATCCTCGGCAATGCCGAGGTCGCCCTCTCCGAGCTTCCGGAGGGAGCTCCGTCCCTGCCCTACATCGAGAACGTCAGGCGCACCGCCAAGAGAGCGGCCGAGCTCACCCGCCAGCTCCTCGACTACGCGGGAGGCTCGGCGATGGTCCGGATGCCCGTGGACCTCAACGAGCTGGTGGGAGAGATGCTCGCCCTGCTCAGGACGACCGTGGGCGATCGAATCGAGCTGGACTGCCGGCTCGATCCCTCCGCGCCCGCGGCGGCCGGCGACTCCAGCCGGCTGCGCCAGGTGCTCCTGAATCTCGTCGTCAACGCCGGCGAGGCGATCGGCAGCCGTCCGGGCCGGATCCTCGTCACCACCCGAAACGCCGGCGCGGCGGTCGAGCTGGCGGTGGAGGACGACGGTCCCGGCGTCGATCCCGCGGTGCGCGGGCGGATCTTCGATCCGTTCTTCACCACGAAGTTCTCCGGGCGCGGACTCGGCCTGGCGGCGGTGAAGGGAATCGTCGAGGCGCACGGAGGAACGATCGAGGTGGGCGACTCCGAGGAGCTGGGCGGTGCCCTGTTCACCGTTCGGATCCCCGCCGCCGCCCGCGATGAAACGGACGCCCCCGCGGCTGCGCCCGGGCGCGGGCGGAGAGCGGCCGGCGGTACCGTTCTGCTGGTGGACGACGAGCCCGACGTGCGCGAGGTCGCGGCTCGCGCCCTGGTCGCCGCCGGGTACGACGTTCTCGAAGCCTCCTCGGGGGAAGAGGCGCTGGCGCAGGTGGCGCGCGCGAGCCGGATCGACGCCGCCGTGATCGATCTCACGATGCCGGGAATGGACGGGGTCGAGCTGCTCGAACGCCTGCGGCGCGACCGCCCCGCCCTGCCCTGCGTTCTCGTCTCCGGTTGGAGCGAGCGCGGCGCCGGCGAACGCGCATCCCGCATGACCGGAGTCGTCTTCGTCCGGAAGCCGTTCGAGGCGGAGGAACTGCAGAACGCGGTCGCCACGGCGGCTTCCGGATGA
- a CDS encoding response regulator, protein MLERSGGRAVAEEPNQREKRQLPAPRAAPPRGAHWIPAAAIAAIAVVLVASAYLTSAVQDAVRAYISGEALWSKAQKDAVYELERFVDTGNPVHLERFRRAIAVPLADREAREALEKTPPDREAAAAALLRAGHDPEDIPALIRLFAWREFVPLMPRAVAVWREGDREIARLCELASRLERRASDAGRRPADLDPIVAGIEEVNERVTILEREFSATLAEGARRLLGASRLFTVAAGLLLAIAGILLVRRTARASRKAHDRWQRARRLEALARLAGGVAHDFNNLMTAVLGHADLLERVVAHSPEGNLHLREIRRAVERASKLARQMLAFGRRQALAPERLDAREVIRELAPMFRGVLPEETSLAIDAGSSPLPVEADRLALEQALMNILLNARDAVEGGGRIAVRARAESLGAGAAPELAPGRYAVIEVEDSGAGMDETTRQRIFEPFFTTKGAGRGTGLGLSMAYGVARQSGGGVTVDSRPGRGTTVRVYLPLAPPRRSGATPRPEAHPPGPRATILLVEDDPEVRRLLERALALQGHRVISAAGGEEALEAARRHPGPIDLLITDVIMPGRSGPSLARELQSSRPEMRVLFISGYPGEELERHGVPRDAELLPKPFGPLALQVRVEKILSRSRPAAGG, encoded by the coding sequence ATGCTGGAGCGGTCCGGAGGCCGAGCCGTGGCGGAAGAGCCGAACCAGCGAGAAAAGCGCCAGCTCCCGGCTCCGCGCGCCGCCCCACCGCGCGGAGCCCACTGGATTCCGGCCGCGGCGATCGCCGCCATCGCGGTCGTGCTGGTCGCTTCGGCCTACTTGACCAGCGCCGTTCAGGATGCGGTCCGTGCCTACATCTCGGGAGAGGCGCTGTGGTCCAAGGCGCAGAAAGACGCCGTGTACGAGCTGGAGCGATTCGTGGACACGGGGAACCCGGTGCACCTCGAGCGGTTCCGCCGCGCCATCGCCGTGCCGCTCGCGGACCGGGAGGCGCGGGAGGCGCTGGAGAAGACGCCACCCGACCGGGAAGCCGCCGCGGCCGCCCTCCTCCGGGCCGGCCACGATCCGGAGGACATCCCGGCGCTCATCCGCCTGTTCGCCTGGCGCGAGTTCGTCCCACTGATGCCGCGCGCGGTGGCGGTGTGGCGCGAGGGTGACCGCGAGATCGCGCGGCTGTGCGAGCTCGCCTCCCGCCTCGAACGCCGGGCCTCCGACGCCGGGCGTCGGCCGGCGGATCTCGATCCGATCGTCGCCGGGATCGAGGAAGTGAACGAACGGGTCACGATTCTCGAGCGGGAATTCTCCGCGACGCTGGCGGAAGGCGCACGCCGCCTTCTCGGGGCGAGCCGCCTGTTCACCGTCGCAGCCGGCCTCCTGCTCGCCATCGCCGGCATTCTCCTGGTGCGCCGCACGGCGCGTGCCTCCCGGAAGGCACACGACCGCTGGCAGCGCGCCAGGCGCCTCGAGGCGCTGGCCCGGCTGGCGGGCGGGGTCGCCCACGATTTCAACAACCTCATGACGGCGGTCCTCGGCCACGCCGACCTGCTGGAGCGGGTCGTGGCGCACTCCCCGGAAGGGAACCTGCACCTCCGGGAGATCCGGCGCGCGGTCGAACGGGCGTCGAAGCTGGCCCGGCAGATGCTCGCGTTCGGAAGGCGCCAGGCGCTGGCCCCGGAACGGCTGGACGCCCGCGAGGTCATCCGCGAACTCGCACCGATGTTCCGCGGGGTGTTGCCGGAGGAGACCTCCCTCGCGATCGATGCGGGCTCCTCTCCCCTTCCGGTCGAGGCCGACAGGCTGGCTCTCGAGCAGGCGCTCATGAACATCCTGCTCAACGCTCGGGACGCCGTGGAGGGCGGCGGACGGATCGCCGTTCGCGCGCGAGCCGAGTCGCTCGGCGCCGGGGCCGCGCCGGAGCTCGCACCCGGCCGCTACGCCGTGATCGAGGTGGAGGATTCCGGCGCCGGCATGGACGAGACGACCCGTCAGCGGATCTTCGAACCGTTCTTCACGACGAAGGGGGCGGGCCGGGGTACGGGACTCGGCCTGTCGATGGCCTACGGGGTCGCGCGGCAAAGCGGCGGCGGTGTCACCGTGGACAGCCGCCCCGGCCGGGGGACGACGGTCCGCGTCTACCTCCCGCTCGCGCCACCCCGGCGCTCCGGGGCCACCCCCCGGCCGGAAGCGCACCCGCCGGGGCCCCGGGCCACGATCCTGCTCGTCGAGGACGATCCGGAGGTGCGGCGCCTTCTCGAGCGGGCGCTCGCCCTGCAGGGGCATCGCGTCATCTCCGCCGCCGGAGGCGAGGAGGCCCTCGAGGCGGCCCGGCGCCACCCCGGCCCGATCGACCTTCTCATCACCGACGTGATCATGCCGGGCCGCAGCGGCCCCTCGCTGGCGAGGGAGCTCCAGAGCTCGCGGCCGGAGATGCGCGTGCTGTTCATCTCGGGCTATCCCGGCGAGGAGCTGGAGCGTCACGGTGTGCCGCGCGACGCCGAGCTCCTCCCGAAGCCGTTCGGCCCGCTCGCCTTGCAGGTCCGCGTGGAGAAGATCCTCTCCCGCTCCCGGCCGGCGGCCGGCGGCTGA